A genomic window from Lotus japonicus ecotype B-129 chromosome 1, LjGifu_v1.2 includes:
- the LOC130728699 gene encoding pentatricopeptide repeat-containing protein At3g02330, mitochondrial, giving the protein MLHRILYLARFNPSPSNSPNKILPSYAFCSISSNEMNPTKKFNFSQIFQKCSNLKALNPGQQAHAQMIVTGFVPTIYVTNCLLQFYCKCSNVNYASMVFDRMPHRDIVSRNTMISGYAGIGNMGSAQSLFDSMPEVERDVVSWNSLLSCYLHNGVDRKTIEIFIEMRSLKIPHDYATFAVVLKACSGVEDHGLGLQVHCLAIQMGFEGDVVTGSALVDMYSKCKKLDHAYQVFCEMPERNLVCWSAVIAGYVQNDKFIEGLKLYNDMLKAGLGVSQSTYASAFRSCAGLSAFKLGTQLHGHALKSAFGYDSIVGTATLDMYAKCDRMADARKIFDALPYPTRQSYNAIIGGYARQHQGLEALEIFQSLQKSRHNFDDISLSGALTACSAIKGLLQGIQLHGLAVKCGLEFNICVANAILDMYGKCGKLMEARVIFDDMERKDAVSWNAIIAAHEQNEAVVKTLSLFVSMLRSTMEPDDFTYGSVVKACAGQKALNYGMEIHGRIIKSGMGLDWFVGSALVDMYGKCGMLVEAEKIHDRIEEKTIVSWNSIISGFSLQRQGENALRHFSRMLEVGVMPDNFTYATVLDICANLATIELGKQIHALILKLQLQSDVYIASTLVDMYSKCGNMQDSQLMFEKAPKRDYVTWSAMICAYAYHGLGEDAIKLFEEMQLQNVKPNHTIFISVLRACAHMGYVDRGLCYFEEMQSHYGLDPQMEHYSCMVDLLGRSGQVNEALRLIESMPFEADEVIWRTLLSNCKMNGNVEVAEKAANSLLQLDPQDSSAYVLLSNVYANAGIWDEVAKIRSIMKDCKLKKEPGCSWIEVRDEVHAFLVGDKAHPRCEEIYEQTHLLVDEMKWDGNVADIDFMLDEEVEEQYPHEGLKTISICSVR; this is encoded by the coding sequence ATGTTACATCGTATCCTTTATCTTGCAAGGTTCAACCCTTCCCCATCAAATTCACCTAACAAAATCCTACCCTCTTATGCATTTTGTTCTATTTCCTCAAACGAAATGAACCCCACCAAAAAGTTCAACTTTtcccaaattttccaaaaatgtTCCAACCTTAAGGCTTTGAATCCTGGCCAACAAGCCCATGCCCAGATGATAGTAACTGGTTTTGTGCCCACTATCTATGTTACCAACTGTTTACTTCAATTCTATTGTAAATGTTCTAATGTGAATTATGCATCCATGGTGTTTGACAGAATGCCCCACAGGGATATAGTCTCGAGGAACACTATGATTTCCGGGTATGCTGGGATCGGAAACATGGGATCGGCGCAGTCTTTGTTTGACTCGATGCCTGAGGTTGAGAGAGATGTGGTTTCCTGGAATTCTTTGCTCTCTTGCTATTTACACAACGGCGTTGATAGGAAGACAATTGAAATTTTTATCGAGATGAGATCGCTGAAAATCCCACATGACTATGCTACATTTGCCGTTGTTCTGAAAGCTTGTTCTGGTGTTGAAGACCATGGTTTAGGGCTCCAGGTGCACTGTCTTGCTATTCAGATGGGTTTTGAGGGTGATGTGGTGACGGGTAGTGCTCTAGTAGATATGTATTCGAAGTGTAAGAAACTTGACCATGCTTATCAGGTTTTCTGTGAAATGCCGGAAAGAAATTTGGTATGTTGGAGTGCTGTAATTGCAGGCTATGTTCAGAATGATAAGTTTATTGAAGGACTAAAACTGTATAATGATATGCTGAAAGCAGGCTTGGGGGTGAGTCAATCAACCTATGCTAGTGCATTTAGGTCTTGTGCAGGATTATCTGCATTTAAATTGGGCACGCAGTTGCACGGTCACGCTCTAAAGTCTGCTTTTGGATATGATAGTATAGTGGGAACTGCTACATTAGACATGTACGCAAAATGTGACAGAATGGCTGATGCTCGAAAGATATTTGACGCACTACCCTATCCTACTCGGCAATCTTATAATGCTATTATTGGGGGATATGCTAGGCAACATCAAGGTCTTGAAGCTTTAGAAATTTTTCAATCTTTACAGAAGTCTCGTCACAACTTTGATGACATCAGTTTGTCTGGTGCTCTGACTGCTTGTTCAGCAATCAAAGGCCTTTTGCAGGGGATTCAACTACATGGATTAGCAGTCAAATGTGGATTAGAGTTTAATATCTGTGTTGCAAATGCTATTTTAGACATGTATGGAAAATGTGGAAAATTGATGGAAGCTCGGGTAATATTTGATGACATGGAAAGAAAGGATGCTGTCTCTTGGAATGCAATCATTGCAGCTCATGAGCAAAATGAAGCAGTTGTAAAAACACTTTCACTTTTTGTTTCAATGCTGCGGTCAACGATGGAACCTGATGATTTTACTTACGGTAGTGTTGTAAAGGCATGTGCTGGTCAGAAAGCTTTAAACTATGGTATGGAGATCCATGGAAGAATCATTAAGTCGGGAATGGGGTTGGACTGGTTCGTCGGCAGTGCCCTTGTTGATATGTACGGCAAGTGCGGAATGCTAGTGGAGGCAGAAAAGATTCATGACAGGATAGAAGAGAAAACTATTGTTTCTTGGAATTCAATCATTTCAGGATTCTCATTGCAGAGGCAAGGTGAAAATGCTCTAAGGCACTTTTCTCGGATGCTGGAAGTGGGTGTAATGCCTGACAACTTCACATATGCTACAGTTCTTGATATTTGTGCTAATTTGGCTACAATTGAACTTGGAAAGCAAATTCATGCACTAATCTTAAAGCTACAGTTGCAATCAGATGTTTATATAGCCAGCACTCTTGTAGATATGTATTCGAAGTGTGGAAATATGCAGGATTCCCAGCTAATGTTTGAGAAGGCTCCTAAGCGTGATTATGTGACTTGGAGCGCCATGATTTGTGCATATGCATACCATGGTCTTGGAGAAGACGCCATTAAATTATTTGAAGAGATGCAGCTTCAGAATGTGAAACCAAACCATACAATTTTTATCTCAGTCCTCAGAGCTTGTGCGCATATGGGTTATGTGGACAGAGGGCTGTGTTACTTTGAGGAAATGCAAAGTCACTATGGTTTAGATCCCCAAATGGAACATTATTCATGTATGGTAGATCTACTAGGGAGGTCAGGCCAAGTAAATGAAGCTTTGAGGCTTATTGAAAGCATGCCTTTTGAAGCCGATGAAGTAATTTGGAGAACTTTGCTCAGTAATTGCAAGATGAATGGGAATGTAGAAGTAGCAGAAAAAGCAGCCAATTCTTTATTGCAGTTGGACCCTCAAGATTCTTCTGCTTATGTTCTTCTGTCAAATGTATATGCTAATGCAGGGATTTGGGATGAGGTTGCAAAAATAAGAAGTATAATGAAGGACTGTAAGTTAAAGAAGGAGCCAGGTTGTAGCTGGATTGAGGTAAGAGATGAGGTACATGCATTTCTTGTTGGAGACAAGGCACATCCTAGATGTGAAGAAATATATGAGCAAACTCATTTACTTGTGGATGAAATGAAGTGGGATGGAAATGTTGCGGATATTGATTTCATGCTTGATGAGGAAGTGGAAGAACAATATCCACATGAGGGGCTCAAAACCATCAGCATATGCAGTGTGAGATAA